In Aedes albopictus strain Foshan chromosome 3, AalbF5, whole genome shotgun sequence, the following are encoded in one genomic region:
- the LOC109422324 gene encoding chromatin-remodeling complex ATPase chain Iswi, producing the protein MSKEEETVETADTNENSNESNSDTTSSHTKEPDYDATLETDRGKRFEFLLKQTEIFAHFMQAAPPKGSTSSPPAKAKSKSKKADKAEKKTEPAASTSGDPGDHRHRKTEQEEDEELLAETNTKAKTVFRFEASPPYIKTGEMRDYQVRGLNWMISLYENGINGILADEMGLGKTLQTISLLGYLKNFRNNPGPHIVIVPKSTLQNWVNEFGRWCPSLKAVCLIGDQETRNAFIRDVLMPGEWDVCITSYEMCIREKAVFKKFNWRYMVIDEAHRIKNEKSKLSEILREFKTANRLLLTGTPLQNNLHELWALLNFLLPDIFNSADDFDSWFDANECIGDNKLIERLHAVLKPFLLRRLKSEVEKRLLPKKEVKIFVGLSKMQREWYTKILMKDIDIVNGAGKMEKMRLQNILMQLRKCTNHPYLFDGAEPGPPYTTDYHLLENSGKMVVLDKLLLKLQEQGSRVLVFSQMTRMLDILEDYCYWRGYHYCRLDGQTPHEDRTKMIDEYNAENSTKFIFMLSTRAGGLGINLATADVVIIYDSDWNPQMDLQAMDRAHRIGQKKQVRVFRLITENTVEEKIVERAEIKLKLDKLVIQQGRLVDNKTNQLNKDEMLNIIRFGANHVFQSKDSEITDDDIDRILQKGEEKTAEQTAKLDKMGESSLRSFTLDTENLENRSVYQFEGEDYREKQKLHALGSWIEPPKRERKANYAVDAYFKEALRVAEPKAPKAPRPPKQPIVQDFQFFPPRLFELLDQEIYHYRKTVNYKVPKNPDLGPEANKVQREEQRKIDEAEPLSDDELVEKESLLTQGFTNWNKRDFNQFIKANEKFGRDDIENIAKEVEGKTPEEVMEYSAVFWERCHELQDIERLMAQIERGEAKIQRRASIKKALDSKMCRYRAPFHQLRIAYGNNKGKNYTEEEDRFLVCMLHKLGFDKENVYEELRTAVRSAPQFRFDWFLKSRTALELQRRCNTLITLIERENQELEEKERQEKKKKTATTGGTQKPAAGKRKAETATTPSDKNSKKKKKT; encoded by the exons CCATCGTCATCGAAAGACGGAACAGGAGGAAGATGAAGAACTGCTGGCGGAAACGAACACCAAGGCGAAAACGGTGTTCCGTTTTGAGGCATCGCCGCCGTACATCAAGACCGGAGAGATGCGAGACTATCAAGTGAGGGGTCTGAACTGGATGATTTCCTTGTACGAGAACGGCATCAACGGAATCCTGGCCGACGAGATGGGTCTGGGAAAGACGTTGCAAACGATTTCGTTGCTGGGCTATTTGAAGAacttccggaacaatccgggaccGCACATTGTGATCGTGCCCAAGTCGACGCTACAGAACTGGGTTAACGAGTTCGGGCGGTGGTGTCCTTCGTTGAAGGCGGTCTGTTTGATCGGTGACCAGGAGACTAGGAATGCGTTCATCCGGGACGTGCTGATGCCTGGGGAGTGGGATGTTTGTATCACGTCGTATGAAATGTGTATTAGAGAGAAGGCCGTCTTCAAGAAGTTCAACTGGAGATACATGGTGATTGACGAGGCCCATCGTATCAAGAACGAAAAGTCGAAACTTTCGGAAATCTTGAGAGAGTTCAAGACGGCCAATCGTTTGCTGTTGACCGGTACGCCGCTGCAGAACAATTTGCATGAGTTGTGGGCTTTGTTGAACTTCTTGCTTCCGGACATTTTCAACAGCGCTGACGATTTCGATTCTTGGTTCGATGCGAACGAGTGCATCGGAGACAACAAGCTAATCGAACGTTTGCACGCCGTTCTGAAGCCTTTCCTGCTGCGTCGGTTGAAATCGGAAGTGGAGAAGAGACTACTCCCGAAGAAAGAAGTGAAAATCTTCGTCGGTCTTTCCAAGATGCAGCGCGAATGGTACACGAAAATCCTTATGAAGGACATTGATATCGTGAACGGAGCCGGCAAGATGGAGAAGATGCGTCTGCAGAACATTCTGATGCAGCTGCGGAAGTGTACCAACCACCCGTATTTGTTCGATGGAGCTGAACCTGGTCCACCGTACACAACGGATTACCACCTTTTGGAAAACAGCGGAAAGATGGTCGTTTTGGACAAGCTGCTGCTAAAACTGCAAGAGCAAGGCTCCCGGGTGTTGGTCTTCAGTCAGATGACACGTATGTTGGACATCCTGGAAGATTACTGCTACTGGCGTGGGTACCACTACTGTCGTCTGGATGGTCAAACGCCGCACGAGGATCGTACGAAGATGATCGATGAGTACAATGCGGAGAACAGTACCAAGTTTATCTTCATGTTGTCGACCCGTGCTGGAGGGTTGGGTATCAATTTGGCTACTGCCGACGTGGTCATCATCTACGATTCGGATTGGAATCCACAGATGGATTTGCAGGCTATGGATCGTGCTCATCGTATCGGTCAGAAGAAGCAG GTCCGCGTATTCCGTCTCATCACCGAGAACACCGTCGAGGAGAAGATCGTCGAACGGGCCGAAATCAAGCTCAAGCTGGACAAGTTGGTCATCCAGCAAGGTCGCCTCGTAGATAACAAAACCAATCAACTGAACAAAGATGAAATGCTGAACATCATTCGCTTCGGCGCCAACCACGTGTTCCAGTCCAAGGACTCCGAAATCACCGACGATGACATTGACCGTATCCTCCAGAAGGGCGAGGAGAAAACCGCCGAGCAAACGGCCAAGTTGGACAAAATGGGCGAATCTTCACTGCGCAGCTTCACGCTAGACACGGAGAATCTCGAGAACCGTTCGGTGTACCAGTTCGAAGGCGAAGATTATCGTGAGAAGCAGAAACTGCACGCCCTCGGATCTTGGATCGAACCTCCGAAGCGTGAGCGAAAGGCCAACTATGCCGTTGATGCTTACTTCAAGGAAGCTCTTCGAGTGGCCGAGCCCAAAGCCCCTAAAGCTCCCCGACCACCGAAGCAACCGATCGTCCAGGACTTCCAATTCTTCCCGCCGAGGTTGTTCGAGCTGTTGGACCAGGAAATCTACCACTACCGTAAAACTGTCAACTACAAGGTCCCGAAGAATCCCGATCTGGGACCGGAGGCGAACAAAGTCCAACGGGAAGAACAGCGCAAAATCGACGAAGCGGAACCGCTGAGCGATGACGAACTCGTCGAGAAGGAATCTCTCCTGACCCAGGGCTTCACCAACTGGAACAAACGGGACTTCAATCAGTTCATCAAGGCGAACGAAAAGTTCGGTCGCGATGACATCGAGAACATTGCCAAGGAGGTTGAGGGAAAAACCCCGGAGGAAGTGATGGAGTACAGTGCGGTGTTTTGGGAACGGTGCCACGAGCTGCAGGACATTGAACGACTTATGGCGCAGATCGAGCGAGGCGAAGCGAAGATTCAACGCCGGGCTTCGATCAAGAAGGCTCTGGATAGTAAG ATGTGTCGCTATCGGGCTCCATTCCACCAGCTACGTATCGCGTACGGTAACAACAAGGGTAAAAACTACACCGAAGAGGAGGACCGCTTCCTGGTATGCATGCTGCACAAGTTGGGCTTCGATAAGGAAAACGTCTACGAAGAGCTCCGGACGGCGGTTCGATCGGCTCCGCAGTTCCGTTTCGATTGGTTCCTCAAGTCGCGGACAGCGCTGGAACTGCAACGTCGTTGCAACACCCTCATTACGTTGATCGAGCGCGAAAATCAAGAACTGGAAGAGAAGGAACGGcaggagaagaagaaaaagaccGCCACGACCGGCGGAACGCAAAAACCGGCCGCAGGAAAGCGTAAGGCAGAAACCGCCACGACACCCAGCGATAAGAAcagcaagaaaaagaagaagacctAA